The Sesamum indicum cultivar Zhongzhi No. 13 linkage group LG1, S_indicum_v1.0, whole genome shotgun sequence genome includes a window with the following:
- the LOC105172936 gene encoding mechanosensitive ion channel protein 1, mitochondrial isoform X2, whose amino-acid sequence MAAMRVSRLKYFCSSVKSASRFDIRPCAAYTSKCYHTREYVNVQGFDQNGCGMVGLSSATFSQYSRVRRLDARSPNRVNSGFQGGLSFAGINLWFNHRFFSSASEAKGGIPQGTDVIADPGASGTSVSSAGIGGDDWIGKLKEVWQSTVEAVKYTGEKAKEASDEVAPHVQQWLDTHPYLGDVIVPVGGTLAGTLVAWLLLPRLFRRFHKYSVQGPGALLAGSSLWAPVPYEKSFWGALEDPVRYFITFMAFLQIGEMVAPTVIASQYVAQAWKGALVVSVVWFLHRWKTNVIARALVVKSIEGVQRDKLLTLDKISSLGLFIIGSMALAEACGVAVQSILTVGGIGGVATAFAARDVLGNVLSGLSVQISQPFSIGDTIKAGSVEGQVVEMGLTTTSLLTAEKFPVVVPNSLFSSQIIINKSRAKWRSMLRKIPLQIDDIDKIPQISEDIKSMLRSNPNVFLEKEAPYCFLSHIERSYAELTLGCNLKQMSRAFLQSS is encoded by the exons ATGGCCGCTATGAGAGTTTCAAGGCTGAAATATTTCTGTTCTTCTGTGAAATCTGCCTCACGATTTGATATAAGACCATGTGCTGCGTATACAAGCAAATGTTATCACACTAGAGAGTATGTGAATGTGCAGGGATTTGATCAAAATGGTTGCGGAATGGTGGGTCTGAGCTCTGCCACTTTTTCTCAGTATTCTAGGGTGAGGCGTCTTGATGCAAGGTCTCCGAATAGAGTAAATTCAGGCTTTCAAGGTGGGCTTTCTTTTGCTGGGATCAACCTTTGGTTTAATCATCGTTTTTTCTCGTCAGCTAGTGAGGCTAAAGGTGGCATTCCTCAAGGCACGGATGTTATAGCTGACCCTGGTGCAAGTGGGACAAGTGTGAGTAGTGCGGGTATTGGTGGGGATGATTGGATTGGGAAACTTAAGGAAGTGTGGCAGTCTACTGTTGAGGCTGTGAAATATACAGGTGAAAAGGCGAAAGAGGCGTCTGATGAAGTTGCTCCTCATGTTCAACAGTGGCTTGATACTCATCCTTACCTTGGAGATGTAATTGTCCCAGTGGGTGGTACTTTGGCTGGAACGTTGGTGGCGTGGTTGCTGCTGCCAAGGCTCTTCAGGCGGTTTCATAAATACTCAGTGCAAGGTCCAGGTGCTTTGTTAGCTGGGAGCTCATTGTGGGCACCTGTTCCTTATGAGAAAAGCTTTTGGGGTGCATTGGAGGATCCAGTTAGATATTTCATAACTTTCATGGCATTCTTGCAAAT TGGTGAAATGGTTGCTCCAACTGTTATTGCCTCACAGTATGTTGCACAGGCTTGGAAGGGTGCTCTTGTTGTTTCTGTTGTCTGGTTTCTGCATCGCTGGAAAACGAATGTCATTGCCCGAGCTTTGGTTGTTAAGAGCATAGAAGGTGTCCAGAGAGATAAGTTGTTAACCCTGGATAAAATATCATCTCTAGGACTCTTTATCATTGGGTCAATGGCTTTAGCCGAGGCGTGTGGAGTGGCTGTGCAGTCTATTCTGACTGTGGGAGGCATAGGAG GAGTAGCTACTGCTTTTGCAGCTAGAGATGTACTTGGAAATGTCCTTAGCGGTCTGTCTGTACAGATCTCTCAGCCGTTTTCAATTGGTGATACGATTAAA GCTGGATCTGTAGAAGGTCAAGTGGTAGAAATGGGTCTTACAACTACATCATTGCTGACTGCAGAAAAATTTCCTGTTGTTGTCCCAAATTCTCTGTTTTCCAGCCAG ataatcataaataaatcgCGGGCCAAATGGCGTTCCATGTTGAGAAAAATTCCCCTACAAATTGATGACATAGACAAGATTCCACAAATATCAGAGGATATAAAGTCCATGCTCAGATCCAatccaaatgtatttttggagAAGGAGGCCCCTTACTGTTTCTTGTCTCATATTGAAAGATCGTATGCAGAGCTGACTCTTGGATGCAACCTTAAACAGATG TCTAGGGCATTTCTTCAGTCTAGCTAA
- the LOC105172936 gene encoding mechanosensitive ion channel protein 1, mitochondrial isoform X1, translated as MAAMRVSRLKYFCSSVKSASRFDIRPCAAYTSKCYHTREYVNVQGFDQNGCGMVGLSSATFSQYSRVRRLDARSPNRVNSGFQGGLSFAGINLWFNHRFFSSASEAKGGIPQGTDVIADPGASGTSVSSAGIGGDDWIGKLKEVWQSTVEAVKYTGEKAKEASDEVAPHVQQWLDTHPYLGDVIVPVGGTLAGTLVAWLLLPRLFRRFHKYSVQGPGALLAGSSLWAPVPYEKSFWGALEDPVRYFITFMAFLQIGEMVAPTVIASQYVAQAWKGALVVSVVWFLHRWKTNVIARALVVKSIEGVQRDKLLTLDKISSLGLFIIGSMALAEACGVAVQSILTVGGIGGVATAFAARDVLGNVLSGLSVQISQPFSIGDTIKAGSVEGQVVEMGLTTTSLLTAEKFPVVVPNSLFSSQIIINKSRAKWRSMLRKIPLQIDDIDKIPQISEDIKSMLRSNPNVFLEKEAPYCFLSHIERSYAELTLGCNLKQMTKDTEQDILLEAVRIIKRHGAMLGSTQEETIS; from the exons ATGGCCGCTATGAGAGTTTCAAGGCTGAAATATTTCTGTTCTTCTGTGAAATCTGCCTCACGATTTGATATAAGACCATGTGCTGCGTATACAAGCAAATGTTATCACACTAGAGAGTATGTGAATGTGCAGGGATTTGATCAAAATGGTTGCGGAATGGTGGGTCTGAGCTCTGCCACTTTTTCTCAGTATTCTAGGGTGAGGCGTCTTGATGCAAGGTCTCCGAATAGAGTAAATTCAGGCTTTCAAGGTGGGCTTTCTTTTGCTGGGATCAACCTTTGGTTTAATCATCGTTTTTTCTCGTCAGCTAGTGAGGCTAAAGGTGGCATTCCTCAAGGCACGGATGTTATAGCTGACCCTGGTGCAAGTGGGACAAGTGTGAGTAGTGCGGGTATTGGTGGGGATGATTGGATTGGGAAACTTAAGGAAGTGTGGCAGTCTACTGTTGAGGCTGTGAAATATACAGGTGAAAAGGCGAAAGAGGCGTCTGATGAAGTTGCTCCTCATGTTCAACAGTGGCTTGATACTCATCCTTACCTTGGAGATGTAATTGTCCCAGTGGGTGGTACTTTGGCTGGAACGTTGGTGGCGTGGTTGCTGCTGCCAAGGCTCTTCAGGCGGTTTCATAAATACTCAGTGCAAGGTCCAGGTGCTTTGTTAGCTGGGAGCTCATTGTGGGCACCTGTTCCTTATGAGAAAAGCTTTTGGGGTGCATTGGAGGATCCAGTTAGATATTTCATAACTTTCATGGCATTCTTGCAAAT TGGTGAAATGGTTGCTCCAACTGTTATTGCCTCACAGTATGTTGCACAGGCTTGGAAGGGTGCTCTTGTTGTTTCTGTTGTCTGGTTTCTGCATCGCTGGAAAACGAATGTCATTGCCCGAGCTTTGGTTGTTAAGAGCATAGAAGGTGTCCAGAGAGATAAGTTGTTAACCCTGGATAAAATATCATCTCTAGGACTCTTTATCATTGGGTCAATGGCTTTAGCCGAGGCGTGTGGAGTGGCTGTGCAGTCTATTCTGACTGTGGGAGGCATAGGAG GAGTAGCTACTGCTTTTGCAGCTAGAGATGTACTTGGAAATGTCCTTAGCGGTCTGTCTGTACAGATCTCTCAGCCGTTTTCAATTGGTGATACGATTAAA GCTGGATCTGTAGAAGGTCAAGTGGTAGAAATGGGTCTTACAACTACATCATTGCTGACTGCAGAAAAATTTCCTGTTGTTGTCCCAAATTCTCTGTTTTCCAGCCAG ataatcataaataaatcgCGGGCCAAATGGCGTTCCATGTTGAGAAAAATTCCCCTACAAATTGATGACATAGACAAGATTCCACAAATATCAGAGGATATAAAGTCCATGCTCAGATCCAatccaaatgtatttttggagAAGGAGGCCCCTTACTGTTTCTTGTCTCATATTGAAAGATCGTATGCAGAGCTGACTCTTGGATGCAACCTTAAACAGATG ACCAAGGACACAGAGCAGGATATTCTCCTAGAAGCTGTTCGGATCATCAAAAGACATGGTGCCATGCTAGGTAGCACGCAGGAAGAGACGATCAGTTGA
- the LOC105172928 gene encoding UDP-glycosyltransferase 91C1, producing MMSKNEDDDVRVVMLPWLAFGHMIPFLDLSIAFAKSGIHVYFLSTPRNIQRLHQRIPPNLPHLIEFVSFPLPKLDGSNLLPEDAEATVDIPADKMDCLKIACDLLQEPVKNFIAGKLPNWIIVDFFPHWAVDIAHNLNIPIITYCICSASTAVFFWTPEFIVGEGKREARTSPQDLTAPPDWVDFPSQVACRNHEATVLYNVLYGKNASGVPDGARLMRLVQASQAIAIRTSLEFEGDYVKQHSNLSGKPVFPVGFLPPEKVQGRSTIREESWCKIFDWLDQQSPRSVMFVGFGSEYKLKKEEIHEIAHGVELSGLPFLWSLRKPDWATHDGIDALPPGFISRTAGRGVVQIGWAPQREILAHPSVGGTLFHAGWASIVETIVYGHCLVLLPFIIAQPLDTRLLVEKGLAVEVERADDGSFTRNDIANALQKAMVSKEGEALRARTKEAADGIFGNQKLNDDCLKKFIEYLKNGTPQHK from the coding sequence ATGATGAGCAAGAATGAGGATGATGATGTTCGTGTTGTGATGCTGCCATGGTTAGCATTTGGTCATATGATCCCATTCTTGGATCTCTCCATTGCCTTTGCCAAATCAGGCATTCATGTCTACTTTCTCTCCACTCCCAGAAACATTCAGAGGCTCCATCAAAGAATCCCACCGAATCTCCCACACCTCATTGAATTTGTATCTTTTCCACTCCCCAAGCTCGACGGCTCCAATCTCCTGCCAGAAGATGCCGAAGCCACCGTCGACATTCCAGCAGATAAAATGGATTGCCTCAAGATAGCCTGCGATCTTCTCCAAGAACCCGTCAAGAATTTCATTGCAGGGAAACTACCCAACTGGATAATAGTTGATTTCTTTCCCCACTGGGCTGTTGATATAGCTCACAATTTGAATATCCCGATAATAACGTACTGTATATGTTCAGCCAGCACAGCTGTGTTCTTTTGGACGCCTGAGTTTATTGTTGGAGAGGGCAAAAGAGAGGCTAGAACATCCCCTCAGGATCTCACTGCCCCTCCAGATTGGGTTGATTTTCCCTCACAAGTGGCTTGCAGAAATCATGAAGCTACTGTTTTGTACAACGTTTTGTACGGTAAAAATGCATCTGGAGTTCCAGATGGTGCACGCCTAATGAGATTGGTCCAGGCCAGTCAAGCCATCGCTATACGCACAAGCCTGGAATTCGAAGGTGATTACGTGAAACAACACTCGAATCTCTCCGGAAAGCCTGTTTTTCCAGTGGGGTTTCTTCCACCTGAGAAAGTGCAAGGGAGGAGCACTATCAGGGAAGAGTCATGGTGTAAAATCTTTGATTGGCTCGACCAACAAAGCCCGAGATCAGTTATGTTTGTGGGGTTTGGAAGTGAATATAAACTCAAGAAAGAGGAAATCCATGAAATAGCACATGGGGTTGAGCTTTCCGGGCTACCCTTTTTATGGTCACTGAGGAAACCTGATTGGGCGACTCATGATGGTATTGATGCTCTGCCGCCAGGGTTCATCTCCAGGACGGCAGGGAGAGGAGTGGTGCAGATTGGATGGGCACCCCAGAGGGAAATTCTTGCCCACCCTTCAGTTGGAGGTACTTTGTTTCATGCAGGGTGGGCTTCTATTGTAGAGACCATTGTTTACGGCCACTGTCTCGTGTTGTTACCATTCATTATTGCTCAACCATTGGATACAAGGCTGCTAGTTGAGAAGGGTTTGGCAGTGGAGGTGGAGAGAGCTGACGATGGATCTTTTACTAGAAATGACATTGCAAATGCACTTCAAAAGGCCATGGTTTCCAAGGAAGGGGAAGCACTAAGAGCACGTACGAAAGAGGCTGCTGACGGGATCTTTGGGAATCAAAAACTTAACGATGATTGCCTCAAGAAGTTCAttgagtatttgaaaaatggaacTCCACAACATAAGTAG
- the LOC105172959 gene encoding sphingoid long-chain bases kinase 2, mitochondrial-like — protein sequence MISCRAVAILPMAKLSFVRAEKPLAPDLGADRTSVSGGATSRRRDLVFVVNPRGANGRTGKEWNKLLPYLRSRLSSDCNICESLTTGPCHAIDITREAIREGADAVIAVGGDGTLHEVVNGFFWGGKPVSNLRGGNTRTLNIGLIPLGTGSDFARTFGWKNDPHDAIERIAIGRRSHIDVGVITGESGEPHYFINVADVHLSAKAGYYASRYKKFRNLCYVIGALQAFFGHHNKDLRIKIDNGDWKVYPQVTAICIGNGKYFGGGMKITPNAHPSSRNFEVVILQDFKWYDFVLQLHKLYNGTHLLVKNVSSRSACSIEVEEIVSSGSIFVQSDGEYLGCLPEKFSILPGAIEMIC from the exons ATGATTTCATGTCGCGCTGTGGCGATCCTGCCAATGGCTAAACTGTCGTTTGTCAGAGCAGAGAAACCGTTGGCTCCAGATCTCGGCGCGGACCGTACATCCGTCAGTGGTGGCGCCACCTCTCGCCGGCGTGACCTCGTCTTCGTCGTCAATCCTCGAG GAGCTAATGGAAGGACTGGCAAGGAGTGGAACAAACTGTTACCTTACTTAAGGTCTCGCCTTAGTTCTGATTGTAAT ATATGTGAATCTTTGACTACTGGTCCTTGCCATGCCATTGACATTACAAGGGAG GCTATACGTGAGGGTGCTGATGCCGTCATTGCCGTTGGAGGCGATGGGACTCTACATGAG GTTGTTAATGGCTTTTTCTGGGGCGGGAAACCTGTTTCTAATC TTAGGGGTGGCAACACAAGGACTTTAAATATAGGG CTTATTCCCTTGGGAACTGGTTCTGATTTTGCCCGAACATTTGGCTG GAAAAATGACCCTCATGATGCTATTGAACGCATTGCTATAG GGAGGAGATCTCACATTGATGTTGGAGTTATTACTGGAGAAAGTGGAGAACCAcactattttataaatgtagcCGACGTTCATTT GAGTGCAAAGGCTGGTTATTACGCATCAAGATACAAGAAGTTCAGAAATCTATGTTATGTTATAGGTGCTTTGCAAGCCTTTTTTGGTCATCATAACAAGGATCTTAGAATAAAG ATTGACAATGGAGATTGGAAAGTTTACCCCCAGGTAACAGCTATTTGCATTGGGAATGGCAAATACTTTGGTGGTGGAATGAAGATTACACCGAATGCCCACCCATCTAGTAGGAACTTTGAG GTGGTTATTCTTCAGGACTTCAAGTGGTATGACTTTGTCCTTCAACTGCATAAGCTATACAATGGTACACACTTGTTGGTGAAAAACGTGTCTTCGAGAAG tGCATGTTCAATTGAAGTTGAGGAGATTGTCAGCAGTGGCAGTATTTTTGTCCAGTCTGATGGGGAATATTTAGGGTGCCTCCCAGAAAAGTTTAGCATTTTGCCAGGTGCTATTGAGATGATATGCTAG
- the LOC105172966 gene encoding uncharacterized protein LOC105172966 yields the protein MSLGYEDRRSLDNGSEKLDVVLTKRKIYYSRDFLLSLSNLDICKKLPSGFDESLISEFEDALLRLPDRPRIPGSLPVHGFRRIEYGSSPPTRGGSGSYPRGTSGKWGSRSSGRSDRDSDSQSDRESDSGRCYGHQSRRSWQTPEHDGLLGSGSFPRPSGYAAGISAAKVQANEHHQLGRSSEPYHPPRPYKAVPHSRRDTDAYNDETFGSVECTSEDRAEEERRRRASFEMMRKEQQKALQEKQRLHLEKHESGGVSDLCEVLVNSKEENSVNNDEMEVSAAAPILSNDLEKSSFVSHSPSSRPLVPPGFKSNTLDKSSVLKSLIHPSLSEVQKPVKGKRLVDAGQNLDQNTNNGAERQLSQEISVVDSQPPEKAQHGLFLSKGGNVGLDVSLDVPIKKKPGMEDQLLRLSGHLDSHGTLDDPEIAELNATRVFNDKSVRDSDRSHSTSVLEKILGSTLSVNDGHASSAEHHDSKPDGTWSPNSVQSSKFAQWFFEEEAKVPGVVSSTSPNGLLSLIVSGDKADGVSDQACINNKEEGIPTVLTCEDLEQSILSEYHAKTTNVQPCLRNWGTTSTNTNQPSTRADDHASLQLLSMLQKSTDQNTTTVSSDVDINLADKQPSSQENDLPAVANKAQGEENNKVIPNLGKTLTLETLFGTAFMKELQSVEAPVSVQKGSIGTAEVDAPDPHGLPLPITNNDIASSTPDETGFQRPGHDFSAPSNHRQRTKLGKAESWHGSEDSTIGITTSKLHTEAVPKHCGLERVVEFQLPEEENLMSAGGTQDKRMLAFMPTGNSITNINLSSDIPINLSDKLAALGAFVKDKRRIEGLETLPFARNSYEQMEPEIAYGNVQVQHSSPLFQPQMTKVRQPPYPHLEPHHAHMNSRMKFLGPEPINNHDSPANHQFSSSMIRPPFHHPNVRIAGFDVPSQQSMLHQMQISGNNPPHMLPDFPRGGPVSQHSNQATGFIQEMNQMQGFPFGPRQPTMGSRGAPIPANPPEALQRFIEVELRANSRQIHPFAPGHSQGMYGHEVDMGLRYR from the exons ATGAGCTTGGGATATGAAGATCGGAGGTCCCTGGACAATGGTTCTGAAAAACTTGATGTGGTTTTAAC GAAGCGGAAGATATACTATTCGAGAGATTTCCTATTGTCTCTGAGTAATTTGGATATCTGCAAAAAGTTGCCAAGTGGTTTTGATGAGTCTCTGATAAG TGAATTTGAGGATGCCCTGCTAAGACTACCAGATCGACCAAGAATCCCAGGGAGCTTGCCAGTGCATGGTTTCAGGCGTATTGAATATGGCTCATCTCCACCTACGCGGGGGGGTTCTGGTAGTTACCCTAGAGGCACTTCTGGAAAATGGGGAAGCCGTTCATCGGGGCGAAGTGATCGAGACAGTGATTCTCAATCAGACAGGGAGTCAG ATTCTGGAAGGTGTTATGGTCATCAATCTCGACGCTCATGGCAGACTCCTGAGCATGATGGGCTTCTGGGAAGTGGTTCATTTCCAAGACCCTCTGGATATGCAGCTGGGATCTCTGCTGCAAAGGTGCAAGCAAATGAGCACCATCAACTTGGCAGGAGTAGTGAGCCATATCATCCTCCAAGGCCTTACAAG GCAGTTCCTCATTCAAGAAGAGACACTGACGCCTACAACGATGAAACTTTTGGTTCAGTAGAGTGTACTAGTGAGGATAGAGCAGAAGAGGAGAGGAGGAGAAGAG CTTCTTTTGAGATGATGAGGAAGGAACAGCAAAAGGCTCTGCAGGAGAAGCAAAGATTACATCTAGAAAAGCACGAATCTGGTGGTGTTTCAGACCTTTGTGAAGTGTTGGTGAATAGCAAAGAGGAAAACAGTGTCAATAATGATGAAATGGAGGTTTCTGCTGCAGCACCCATCTTGAGCAATGATTTAGAGAaatcttcttttgtttcacACTCTCCTTCATCAAGACCACTTGTTCCACCTGGCTTCAAAAGCAATACACTGGATAAGAGTTCTGTATTGAAATCTCTGATTCATCCTTCTTTGTCAGAG GTGCAGAAAcctgtaaaagggaaacgccTCGTAGATGCTGGACAGAATCTTgatcaaaatactaataatggTGCAGAGAGACAGTTATCTCAAGAGATTAGTGTAGTTGACAGCCAGCCTCCAGAGAAGGCACAACATGGACTCTTTTTGAGCAAAGGGGGGAATGTGGGTTTAGATGTCAGTTTAGATGTGCCCATTAAGAAGAAACCTGGCATGGAAGATCAATTACTTCGCCTTTCAGGTCATTTAGATTCTCATGGAACCCTGGATGATCCTGAAATTGCTGAACTCAATGCTACCAGGGTGTTCAACGACAAATCTGTTCGTGATTCTGATAGAAGTCATTCAACCTCAGTTCTGGAAAAGATTCTTGGTAGCACATTATCTGTGAATGATGGTCATGCTAGTTCAGCTGAG CATCATGATAGTAAACCTGATGGTACATGGAGCCCCAATTCTGTCCAGTCGTCAAAGTTTGCTCAATGGTTTTTCGAGGAAG AAGCAAAGGTCCCTGGTGTTGTTTCATCCACCAGCCCAAACGGTCTGCTATCATTGATAGTCAGTGGTGATAAAG CTGATGGGGTATCTGACCAAGCATGCATTAACAACAAAGAGGAGGGGATTCCGACTGTACTTACGTGTGAAGACCTTGAACAATCAATTTTATCAGAGTACCATGCAAAGACGACAAACGTGCAACCATGCTTAAGAAACTGGGGTACTACTTCTACAAATACCAATCAACCAAGCACACGTGCTGATGATCACGCATCTCTACAACTGCTCTCTATGTTGCAGAAGAGCACAGACCAGAATACTACTACTGTAAGCTCTGATGTTGATATCAATTTGGCTGATAAACAGCCATCTTCGCAAGAAAATGATTTGCCCGCAGTAGCCAACAAAGCTCAAGGGGAAGAGAACAATAAGGTTATACCCAATTTGGGCAAGACACTCACTCTTGAAACACTATTCGGAACTGCTTTTATGAAAGAGCTACAATCAGTTGAGGCCCCTGTTTCTGTCCAGAAGGGCTCAATTGGGACTGCTGAAGTTGATGCTCCAGATCCGCATGGATTACCTCTTCCAATCACTAATAATGACATTGCTTCTTCAACACCTGATGAAACTGGGTTTCAGAGACCAGGTCATGACTTCAGTGCACCTTCAAACCATAGACAGCGTACAAAACTGGGTAAGGCTGAGAGCTGGCATGGCTCTGAGGACTCCACGATTGGAATAACTACATCAAAGCTTCATACTGAAGCAGTCCCCAAGCACTGTGGGTTGGAAAGGGTTGTTGAATTTCAACTGCCTGAAGAAGAGAACTTAATGTCTGCTGGTGGCACTCAGGATAAACGGATGCTGGCATTTATGCCGACTGGTAATTCAATTACCAATATAAATCTTTCTTCAGATATACCCATCAACTTATCCGATAAACTTGCTGCTCTCGGTGCTTTTGTTAAAGACAAGCGACGCATCGAAGGTTTAGAAACTCTGCCCTTTGCTCGTAATTCTTATGAACAAATGGAGCCTGAAATTGCCTATGGCAATGTTCAGGTGCAGCACTCATCGCCATTGTTTCAGCCGCAAATGACCAAAGTGAGGCAGCCACCATATCCTCACTTGGAACCACATCATGCTCACATGAATTCCCGTATGAAGTTTTTGGGTCCAGAGCCCATTAATAATCATGATTCTCCAGCCAATCACCAATTTTCTTCAAGTATGATTCGGCCTCCTTTCCATCACCCAAATGTAAGGATTGCTGGATTTGATGTTCCTTCTCAACAGTCGATGCTGCATCAGATGCAAATCTCAGGGAACAATCCTCCACACATGTTACCTGACTTTCCAAGAGGTGGTCCAGTCTCCCAGCACAGCAACCAAGCAACTGGTTTTATCCAGGAAATGAATCAAATGCAAGGTTTCCCTTTTGGGCCCCGTCAACCAACCATGGGCAGCCGTGGTGCGCCAATCCCAG CCAATCCTCCTGAGGCTCTCCAAAGGTTTATAGAAGTGGAGCTCCGGGCAAACTCAAGGCAAATCCACCCTTTTGCTCCTGGTCATAGCCAAGGGATGTATGGTCATGAAGTAGACATGGGTCTTCGATACAGATAG
- the LOC105174381 gene encoding putative UDP-rhamnose:rhamnosyltransferase 1 yields MSLEIQGSIMSLSNKERDSVACMDQFPVKTQKWRPESTMLFVSSPNFKSKMTPRNFKYLPGKVYAGIPFLWVVRKPEGDDNDIETLQPGFSSLMAGQGMLHIEWAPQREILGHPSIGGPFFHAGCGF; encoded by the coding sequence ATGTCTCTGGAGATTCAAGGAAGTATCATGTCACTTTCAAACAAAGAGCGGGACAGTGTCGCCTGTATGGATCAGTTTCCTGTCAAAACTCAAAAGTGGCGACCAGAAAGCACGATGTTGTTCGTATCCAGTCCGAATTTTAAGAGCAAAATGACTCCGCGGAATTTCAAGTACCTGCCTGGCAAAGTCTATGCAGGGATACCATTTTTATGGGTAGTGAGGAAACCTGAAGGAGATGATAATGATATCGAAACCCTGCAGCCGGGGTTCTCCAGCCTGATGGCGGGGCAAGGGATGTTGCACATAGAATGGGCGCCGCAGAGGGAAATTCTTGGCCACCCTTCAATTGGGGGGCCATTTTTCCATGCAGGGTGTGGGTTCTGA
- the LOC105172948 gene encoding 50S ribosomal protein L5, chloroplastic, with the protein MALSPALLHSTASTFHGQFFVRLPSGNFSCPRSGGLSVKAMSSVVLVEKTEAEKVNRLKTVYLERIIPLLKEEFNYTNIHQVPKIEKVVVNCGIGDAAQNAKGLEAAMNDLALITGQRPVKTRAKKAIATFKIREDQPLGIAVTLRGNVMYSFLDRLINLGLPRTRDFQGVSSNSFDGNGNYSIGFREQSVFPEISYDVLGKPRGMDVCITTTASSDKEAYRLLALMGMPFREGSGPATEVRKKKLKAHHFDSKSRSKQRTKKK; encoded by the exons ATGGCGTTATCTCCCGCGCTTTTACACTCCACCGCCTCCACATTCCACGGCCAATTCTTCGTTCGATTGCCCTCCGGTAACTTCTCTTGCCCTCGCTCCGGTGGCCTATCCGTCAAAGCCATGTCGTCGGTTGTCCTGGTGGAGAAAACCGAAGCCGAGAAAGTCAACCGGCTCAAGACCGTTTACCTCGAGAGAATCATTCCTTTGCTCAAAGAAGAGTTCAACTACACCAACATTCACCAG GTACCAAAGATTGAAAAGGTTGTAGTGAACTGTGGAATTGGAGATGCTGCCCAGAATGCGAAGGGTTTGGAAGCAGCAATGAATGATTTGGCACTTATTACTGGACAAAGACCAGTTAAGACAAGAGCAAAGAAGGCCATTGCCACTTTCAAGATTAGAGAAGACCAGCCACTTGGTATTGCTGTCACCCTTAGAGGAAAT GTGATGTACTCGTTTCTTGACCGGCTAATTAATTTAGGACTTCCCAGGACACGGGATTTTCAAGGGGTGAGCTCTAATAGCTTTGATGGAAATGGTAACTACAGCATTGGCTTCCGTGAACAGAGTGTGTTCCCAGAGATAAGTTATGATGTGCTTGGTAAGCCAAGGGGAATGGATGTTTGCATAACAACAACAGCTAGTTCCGATAAAGAAGCATATCGATTGCTGGCTCTCATGGGAATGCCATTTAGAGAAGGTAGTGGTCCCGCAACGGAGGTGCGAAAGAAGAAGCTCAAGGCTCATCATTTTGACTCAAAATCAAGATCGAAGCAAAGAACCAAGAAGAAATAG